AGCCGCTGCGCCAGCGCTCCACGCTCGTGATCGGGCGTTGACTCAGGCCGGGTTACGCAGCACGACGCGCGTCCCCGCGCCCGCCCGGTTGGGCGCGGAGACTCCAGTCGCGGCCTAGACGAGTAAGTCCGAAGTCGGTCAGTGGTCGTAGGCGATCAGGGACCTGGTCAGGGGTTGGCCGGTGGTCCGGTTGTGCCAGATCGCGGCGATCATCGCAAGGAGGCGTTGCGCGACTCGTGCCGAGACGCCTTCGATGCTGCGTCCGCCCTGCAGTTCGAGGTCGAGTTGGCCCTTCAACGTGTCGTTGACGGACTCGATGAGCTGCCGAACAGGTTTGAGCAAGTGCTCGTCCGGGCGTGGGACCGGTTGCGGTACGACGGTCTGAGCAATCGCACCCCACGCTCTGCCAACCACCGGTCCAGCTCCGCGGACACGTATCCCTTGTCCGCGACGATCAGCAGGCCTGGACGCTCGGCGATGAGCTCGGGGTCGTGGTCAAGGACAGCCATCGAGTCGACCACCCAGGTGCCGTCGGTCCACAGGTCGGTGTCCGCCGCGACCACGCGGATCGCTCGCTTGAGCAACGGCAACGCCGCCCGCAACCGCTTGTTGTAGCCGGACTGCCCGGGCAGGTACCTAACGCCACGGGTAGATGCCCGGGGACAAACCGCAGCCAGCGGGCTTCGGACCGCATGCCGAGCAGGGCCTGAGCCACGGCCAGGGTGAGCAGTTCCGCGTCGGACAGCCTGGGTGGCCGCCCCGGCCTACGCTGCCGCCCGAGCCAGTCATCGATCTTCACGTAAGTGCGGTCAGAAAGGGTGTTGAGGCCGGTCGTCACAAACCGATCCTCAACACCCTTTCGACCATCTCCACCCCCGAGGGTCGTTAGGACTTACTCGTCTAGCGGCGTAAACTGTGGACCCGAAATCCCAGACCGGTCGCGGCTCGTAAGGTGACATCGCGCAGGATCTGCATGTATTCGGTAAGTTGGTCCTCCCGATAGAGACCGTCCAGTGCCGCGGCGGGCACCGCTGGGATCCGGCCGCTCCGCTCCTTGACGGCCAGCCACTCGCGAAGCTGAGCCGCGATCGCATGCTTGTCGTTGTGGACAACGCCGGCGCGGCGCTCGCGCACCAACTTCGCTGCCAGCCCCGCCTCATAACCGAGCAGCAGAATCGGCCGCCGGGCTTGGAGGTAGTCGAACATCTTGCCGCTCATCGTCCCCGCGTCCCGCGGATCGTTCCACATCAACAGGACGAGTACGTCCGCCTCAGCCTGGATGCGCCAGGACTTTTCAGCGGAGACGTGACCGAGGAGGGTGACCGAGTCCTGCACACCGGCACGCTCCACGCCAGCGCGCACCACCCCGTTTTCCTCGCCGGCGAACACGACATGGACATGTGCGGCATCCGACCCGAGCAACGCGATTGCGTCAAGCAACGGGCCAGGCTCTCGCTTCCCCGGATAGATGTAGCCGGTGTGCGCCAGCGTCAACATGGGTGCGGACTCGCCTACGGCCGCACGTTCCTCGCTGATGACCGGCGCGGTGGTGGTTGGCGGAGGGAGCGGGCGACGGTCGATGCCATTCATGATCGTGTAGGTCGCGCATCCGAATGTGGTCCGCAAGGTTTCGGCCATCGGCTCAGAAACGGTCACACACGCGGCGACCGATCGGAGCAACCGCCGCTCGATCCAACGGTCCACGGCGAGACGCAACCTGGACCGCGCCCAGTACTCGTTGCCGATCGACCAAAGGTCGCGGTAGTCGGCAACCCAGGGCACACCGAGCCGGCGAGCCAGCTTGGCCGCCACGACGAACCCTGAGAAGGGTGGGCCCGAGGTGACGATGACGTCCGGCCGCCAGTCACCGCGCACCCGCAGGTACTCCCGGATTGCCGGTCGAATCCAGTTAAGTTGCGGGTCCGGCACGAGCATCTCCATGCCGAGACGCCAGAGCCGGCGGTTGGCCGCGCGCCGGACTGCCGCCAGCCGGATGCGCGACCCTGGCCGGCCGGTCGCGGAGTGTGGGGCACCCGACGGTGAAAGATTGAGCCGCGGAAGCTTCGGGGCGGGCGCGACCCGCACCACCAGATCCTCGGGGATCACGGCGGGCGCGTCACCCGACCCCGCGGCAGTGGCGGTGAGCACCTGAACGTCCCAGCCCTGCTCGGTGGCGAAGGCGACGAGAGCGGCTGGCCGCCGAGCCCCCACCGTCTCGGCCGGGGGAAAGTGGTAGGAGACGAGCAGCATCCGGGGCGTCCCGTCGGGAGCCCGGTCGCCGGCGCGGGTCCGGTCCGCGTCGTCCCACGGAGCGGGCGTCCGACGGCTCATCGACGTCCTCCGCAGAGCCATCGGCACCATTGTCGATCAACATTCGGCATCGCCTTGCTCCTTTCTGCACTGGACACCTGGGGCAACGACGCCTCCATCGGCAGAGACGTGCAGGGCGTCGGAAGAGTCGGCACCGGTCAGCCCTGCGGCACCAACGGGGTTTCGGCAACGCCGACTGCCTCGGCCCGCCGCCCGGCAGACGTGACGGCCCGCAACGCCATCAGCCATGACGCGATGTAGGCCACGAACCCGGATACGCTGAGGGCCCAGACCGCAACCAGCGATGACGCACCAGCTGCGGCAACCGCACTGACCGCCCCGGCGACGAGTACGACACGACCCACATCCCAGGCCAGTTGGCGGCCCTGTTGCTCGAAGACAACCAGAGTCTGGGACAGCGGTGACGCCATGAGTTGGCCTGCCACGTAGAGCGCCAGAGCCTGTGCGTACGTCCCGCTACGCTCCCACTCCGACCCGAACACGACGGAGAACGCGGCGGGCGCGGCGACCGAGAGCACCACTGCGGTAAGCCCGGCGAAGAGTGCGAGCTTACGACTAGCGGTAACGAAGATGGGCCGGCAACGACCGGGTTGCTGACGCACCGCGCGGGAGACCTCCGCCAGGTAGACCTGAGCGACCGCCGACGCGACCAGAGCGGCTGGAATCGCGATCACGCGTTGGGTCAACCCAAGCCAGCCGGCGACGGAGCCGCCGTACCAGTAGGCGACGAGCAATACCGGGAGCTGGGTGCCGAGGACGTTGAGCAGCCCCGACGGCGCCAGCAGTAGTGGAAACCCACGGTATCGACGGGCGACGTCCCGCAGGTGGCGCCGCTCACGACCCGCCCGCGCCTGCCCATCGGAGAGGCCCGCACCGCGCATAAGGACAAGCGCGGCCATGGCCTGGCCCAGCCCAAGCCCCAGCACCAGGCCGCCGGGGCGCAGCGCAGCGCCGCCCAGGGTGAGCTGCATTGCCGTCGTGGTCGCCGACTGGAAAAAGTTGCGCCGGCCGATTGATCCATAACGGCGGTGCCGGATGGCGAGTTGATTGAGCAGCAGCACAACGCCCGTTGCCGCCGCTGCCGGCGGGACGACCCACAACCACGTTTCCAGCTCGGGCTGCCCGAAGATCCGGGCGACATCATCCCTGAACGTCAGCACCGCGACGGCGCCTGCCAGCACCGTTGCGCAGGCTGCGGTGAGGCCGAGCGCGACCAGCGTGTGGGCGTCGCGTTCCCGTTCGGGCAGCGGGATGGCCAGATCGTAGCGGAGGACCGACACCGTCCCGATCGTCAGCGTCAGAGCGGCGACCACGGTCAGGAGGCCGAAGTCAGCGGGTCGGTAGATCCGGGCCAGCAGCGGCGCGGCTGCCATCGCTAATACCTGACCGCCGGCCGAGCCCGCAATGATGGCAACCAAGCCTCGCCGGCTCCCCGACATGCGCCGGATGCGCAGCGTGCTCAACGGCGCGCGCACTCCCCCGCTCGCCCGTGCCCCACCCTCGGTCGGCTCGGTTCCCGTCGTCCGGACACCGGCGGCACGCCCCGGCGGGTGGACGCCAGATGCCGGTCTGGCGCCCGCCAGCGCCCGTCGACGCCCTGCCAGCTCGGTGGCCCGTGCCGGTATGCGTCCCCCAGCATCCGGTGCCTGCCCGCACCCTCGTCCCGCGTCGCACCGATAAGCACGAGTAGACCGAGAGCCAGCGAACAGAACAGCGGCCGACTCGCGTTGATGTCGCCGGACGTCGAGACCGCGAGCACGTTGAAGGTCAGAGTCGCGAGGACGAATCCGGCCACCGGGTCAGTCCCGGCCGACCGCCAGAGCCCGATTGCCACGACCGCGACCGCCAGCATAAACAGCCCGCCGACCAGCCAGCCGCCCTCGGCGGTCAGCTCCAGCCACAGGTTGTGCGGATAGGTGTGCTCGATCATCCAGGTGTGGCTGTTCCAGTTGCCGTACCCAACTCCGCCCGGGTTCTCGGCGATAACGGACAGCGTGCGCTGACGCATGTCCGCTCGGGCGCTGTCGAACAGTTCCTCGGATGGGTCGACGATGAGTGCGTACATCCGCGGTGGCAGTAGCGACGGTAGTGCCCAGACGGCAGCGACCACGCTGGACATAAGCCCCACGCCGACCCACTCGCGCCGCCGCCGCCTGCCCTTCTGTCGCAGACCGGCGAGCACCAAAGTGAGAACGGCGGCAGCGGTCGCCACCAGCGGGCCCCGCGAGCCCGTGGCGAACAGACCCAAGATGAGGAGAAGTCCGATCCCAGCCGCCCACCACCCCGAGAGTCGACTGCGGAAGTACAGCCATGCCAGGGCCACCATTGCACCCCCGATCGCCCGGGCCAGCCAGATGGGATTGGAGCCGAAGCCGCCCGACCGGTCACCCTGCGGTTCGCCGACCAGCGCCGCCAGCGCCAACACCACGCCGCAGCCGAGGAAAATGGCGGCGAACATCTCGACATCCCGTCGGCCTCGAATGATCGCCACGGAGATGGTGGCGAGCAGGGTCAACGTCAACAGGAGGAAGAACTTCTGCTGCCCGTACTCGGTCTCCGGCCTTCGCAGAATCCCCGGCAGGGCAAGGACCCCGAACATCAGGAGCACCCAGAAGACGACGACCCGCGCGCGCGAGGCCGGTCGGAACAGATCGTGAAGCACCACCAGCACCGCGAGGACGGCCCCGGTGATGAGGAAGGCCCGGCCAACCGTGCGCGGGAACTGGTCGAAGTTCAGCAAAAACACGATGACAGCAGCTCTGATCGCGGTAGACCAGATCCCGCCACGCTGCTTCGACATCACCCCCGACTCCGTCGTCCGACTTGCACGGACGGCACTACCGATCACCGGCGACCAGGTGTCGCCACGCGTCATCATCACGTCGTTCCTCCGGTCGGCTGCCAACACTCGTAGTCGGGCGGCGGCAGCGGACGCCGTCCAGGTGGGTGTGAATAGTCAGGCGGACGCGCTCAGACGGCGCGGTCCGGCCGGTACCGGGCGAGGTTTCCGGGCTCGAGGAACCACTCGACCGTCGCCTTGAGCCCGTCGTCGAGGGTGGCGGTGGGCTGCCAACCCGTATGCTCCCGGAGCAGCGTGCTGTCACCCACCAGCCGCTCAACCTCGGATCCCGCAGGCCGCAGCCGGGCCTCAGTCACCACCACCTCCGGGTGGTTGCCGAACATCGCCCCGATCCGTCGGACCAGATCGCCGATGGCTGTCTCGCACCCCGTGGCTGCCTGAAACACCCGGCCCACCACCGCAGAGTCGACAGCAGTTCCGACGGCGATGAAGGCGGCTACGGTGTCCGCCACGTAGAGCAGATCGCGGGTTGTGGTCAACGCACCGAGCTCCACCCCGCCGCGTCCCTTCGCCAACTGACTGATGATCGTCGGGATCACGGCCCGGGTCGACTGCCGGGGCCCGAAGGTGTTGAACGGCCGGAGGGTGACCACCGGCAGCCCGAAGCTGAGGTGGTAGCTCTCCGCCAACTTGTCCGCAGCAATCTTCGTGGCTGCGTACGGTGACTGGCCACGCAGACGGTGGTCCTCGGTCATCGGCACCGTGGTGGCCGTGCCATACACCTCGCTGGTGGAAGTCACCACCACCCGGTCGACTCCGGCCACCCGTGCGCTCTCCAGCACGTTGAGCGTGCCGGTGATGTTGGTGTCCACGTATGACTGGGGTGCCAGGTACGAGTACGGGATCCCACCAAGCGCAGCTAGGTGGTAGACGACTTTAGCCCCGTCCACTAGACGCTGAGTCATGCCGCGATCGCGGACGTCTCCTGCAAGGACCTCGACGTTCGCCAACTGGTCTGGGCTGAGCATGTCCAGCCACCCGTGCGTCCCCGCCCCGTTGTAGTGGACGAGGGCACGCACATGCTGCCCTTCTGCCACGAGAGCTTCCACCAGGTGCGAGCCGATGAATCCTCCGGCGCCCGTCACCACCACCGTGTCACCGGCAGAAACCGTCCTCATGTCAACTGCTCCTCTTTCTGCATGCCTGGCACTGGGGCTTGCATACCGCTGGTACGGCCGGGGCGACTTGGAGAGAGTCCCGCCAGGTCGAGCGCCGCGGCGCTCCAGACGGCTCGAATCGAGTCACTCAGCGCGTGTGCGGGGGTCCAGTCGAGCACGGAGGCTGCGCGGCTGATATCGGCGCGGACCCAGTCAACCGACGCCGTCCGCGGTGACGGGGGCTGGTCCTCCACAATCTGCACCTGCAGGCCGGACGTTTCGATCAGCTGACGTAGCACGTCTCGCACCGATACGGCCCGCCCGCTGGCGATGTTCAGGATGCGAGCTCGGGGTGCCTTGATCGTGACCGCAGCTCGTACCGCCGCCGCCACGTCCCGAACGTCGACGAAGTCGCGATACGCGTCGAGCGGCCCGGTCCGCAAGGAATCGTCGGGGGCGAGCCGGGCGAGCAGCGCCGCCGCCCTCCCGAGCAGCGTCGTCGGTGGAAGACCCGGACCGATCGGGTTGAACACGCGCAGCACGACCGAGTCCACCCGACCGGCGGCCGCCGCCACCTCGATCAGCCGGGTGGCCGTCGCCTGACTGATGCCGTAGTCGCTAACCGGCTTCGTCGTAGCGTCCTCGTCGACCGACGCACCGAACGGTATCGGCCCATACTCGGCGGCCGACCCGAGCCGGACCAGCCGGGCGCGGGGTGCCGTCGCGGCCACCGCGTCCACTAATTTTGCCGCCACGATGGCGTTGCCGAGAAGCAGCTCCGTAGCGGTACCGGAGGTCGCGCCCGCACAGCAAACCACTGCGGCCGGGCGTACGGAGCCGACCAGCTCGCGTAGCTCTCCGAGCGTGCAGGTCGTGAGATCGCAGTCGGTCCTAGAAGGACAGACGACGTCCGCATCGGCCTCGATTGCCCTCCGCACCTGGGTCCCGAGGAAACCGGAGGCACCGAAAATCAGCACACTTGTCATGCCACTGGCGTCGTGCCGACGGGCAGCAGCATGTCCTGCACCTGCGCAAAGGACCGGTTGGCTTCGTCGTAGTCCTCGGGGCGGCCGATATCAAGCCAGTAACCGTCGAATTCGTAGCCTGCCGGCGGGTCGCCCTTCCCCAGCAGGTCCAGCACAAGCTGGTCGAACCCGAAGGGCCGTCCGGGCGGGTAGGACGCGATCGCACTCTTGGAAAGCCCGTAGACCCCCATGCTGACCCGGTACTGAAGGACCGGCTTCTCGGAGAAGGAGATAATCTTGTCGCCTTCTGCTTCCAATACACCGAAGTCGATCTTGACCGTTCGGCGGAATGTAGCGACCGTCAGCGGCGCGCCAGATCGCTGGTGATGGGTGAGCAGACCGGCGTAATCCAGGTTTGTGAGGATGTCGCCGTTCATCACTAGGAAGTGCTCCGGCAGCCTGTCCCGAATACCGAACAGGGGCCCAATAGTGGAGAGCGGCTCGCGCTCTTCAATGTACTCCACCTTGAGGTTGAACCGGGAGCCGTCCCCGACGAACGCACGGATCAGGGAACCGAGATGGTTGATGGCCAACGTCACCTGCGCAAATCCGCACGCCGCCAACTGGTGCAGGATGATCTCAAGGATGGCGTAGCTCTCGCCGATCGGCACAAGTGGCTTCGGAAGTGTCGACGTGTATGGCCGCAGTCGCACCCCCGCACCACCAGCCATGATCACTACATGCATCGACCCTCCGCTCAGCACGCCATCCATCGCCCGTCCAACGACCCCAGCCCGCCAAGGACACGCAAAAAACGCGTTTGTTGGACAAAACAGACGCCTGACGGGCGTCTCATTGCTGGGTGAAGGCACCTAGTGCGTCCCGACGAACCGCTCTATCACCTCGGCGATTCGGGCGCCCGCCCGTCCGTCCCACAGCGGCGGCGTGGGCCAGCCGGCAGCGCGATGCCCTGCCGCCAGCACCCCGCGGACCTCCTCCGCCAGGTTCTCCCTCGTCACCAGACGATTCGTCCCCTGGGTGACCGTCACCGGACGCTCGGTCTCGTCCCGAAGGGTGAGGCATGGTATGCCCAGCATGGTTGTCTCCTCCTGGACGCCGCCCGAGTCCGTCAGAACAGCCTTGGCACCGCGCACCAGGCTGAGGAACTCGACGTAGCCCAACGGATCGGCCACCCGCAGATTCGGATGGAGAAAGAGGCCGGCATCGGCGAGGCTGTTCCGTCCCCGCGGGTGCAGGGGCAGGACGATGTGCGTCTGATCGGCAACCGCATGCAGCGCCTTGACCAACTCGGCGGCATCGCCTGGATTGTCCACATTCGACGGTCTGTGCAGCGTGGCGACCACATACCGCTCCGGCAGTGACAGCTGTGCACGGGCGGCCGCGACGTCGAAACGGTGCAGATTCGCCATCAGCGTGTCGATCATCGGATTTCCGGTGAAGAAGACCCTGTCCGCGTTGATCCCTTCGTTGCCCAGGTTCACCAGTGCATCCGGACTGGTCGCAAACAGCAGGTCCGAGAGCCGATCAGTGACCAGCCTATTGACTTCCTCCGGCATTGATCGGTTGAAGCTACGCAAGCCAGCTTCCACATGCGCGATAGGGATACCTAGCTTGGCAGCGACGAGCGCTGCCGCCACGGTGGAGTTCACATCGCCGTACACCACCACGAGGCCCGGGCGGGCAGTCTGGAACAGGCGCTCCAGCCGGTTCATGATTTCGCCCGTCTGGAAGGCGTGGCTGCCGGAGCCCACCGCCAGGTTCAATTCGGGTTCGGGCAGCCCCAACTGGCGAAAGAAGACCTCGGACATCCGCTCGTCGTAGTGTTGCCCGGTGTGCACCAGTTGCTGTCGTACGTGGCATCCATCGAGCGCTCGGATGACCGGTGCGGCCTTGGGAAAGTTCGGCCGGGCACCGGTGATATGAATAACCTGGACAGACATTTCGCTCCTCAGCTCGCTCCACCCGGCGGGTCCAACCCGCGGCACCAACCACGCCGACGCCCAGCGCCGCAGCAGACCCGGTCCAGAGCACCGGGGTCAGTCGGAAAGACTCAGGCCGGCCCGCGCGACGCATCGTTCAACGAGGTGATCGCGCCGGTCGTTGCGTCAGCGTGAG
Above is a window of Micromonospora coriariae DNA encoding:
- a CDS encoding glycosyltransferase, producing the protein MLLVSYHFPPAETVGARRPAALVAFATEQGWDVQVLTATAAGSGDAPAVIPEDLVVRVAPAPKLPRLNLSPSGAPHSATGRPGSRIRLAAVRRAANRRLWRLGMEMLVPDPQLNWIRPAIREYLRVRGDWRPDVIVTSGPPFSGFVVAAKLARRLGVPWVADYRDLWSIGNEYWARSRLRLAVDRWIERRLLRSVAACVTVSEPMAETLRTTFGCATYTIMNGIDRRPLPPPTTTAPVISEERAAVGESAPMLTLAHTGYIYPGKREPGPLLDAIALLGSDAAHVHVVFAGEENGVVRAGVERAGVQDSVTLLGHVSAEKSWRIQAEADVLVLLMWNDPRDAGTMSGKMFDYLQARRPILLLGYEAGLAAKLVRERRAGVVHNDKHAIAAQLREWLAVKERSGRIPAVPAAALDGLYREDQLTEYMQILRDVTLRAATGLGFRVHSLRR
- a CDS encoding lipopolysaccharide biosynthesis protein produces the protein MSTLRIRRMSGSRRGLVAIIAGSAGGQVLAMAAAPLLARIYRPADFGLLTVVAALTLTIGTVSVLRYDLAIPLPERERDAHTLVALGLTAACATVLAGAVAVLTFRDDVARIFGQPELETWLWVVPPAAAATGVVLLLNQLAIRHRRYGSIGRRNFFQSATTTAMQLTLGGAALRPGGLVLGLGLGQAMAALVLMRGAGLSDGQARAGRERRHLRDVARRYRGFPLLLAPSGLLNVLGTQLPVLLVAYWYGGSVAGWLGLTQRVIAIPAALVASAVAQVYLAEVSRAVRQQPGRCRPIFVTASRKLALFAGLTAVVLSVAAPAAFSVVFGSEWERSGTYAQALALYVAGQLMASPLSQTLVVFEQQGRQLAWDVGRVVLVAGAVSAVAAAGASSLVAVWALSVSGFVAYIASWLMALRAVTSAGRRAEAVGVAETPLVPQG
- a CDS encoding O-antigen ligase family protein, translated to MAADRRNDVMMTRGDTWSPVIGSAVRASRTTESGVMSKQRGGIWSTAIRAAVIVFLLNFDQFPRTVGRAFLITGAVLAVLVVLHDLFRPASRARVVVFWVLLMFGVLALPGILRRPETEYGQQKFFLLLTLTLLATISVAIIRGRRDVEMFAAIFLGCGVVLALAALVGEPQGDRSGGFGSNPIWLARAIGGAMVALAWLYFRSRLSGWWAAGIGLLLILGLFATGSRGPLVATAAAVLTLVLAGLRQKGRRRRREWVGVGLMSSVVAAVWALPSLLPPRMYALIVDPSEELFDSARADMRQRTLSVIAENPGGVGYGNWNSHTWMIEHTYPHNLWLELTAEGGWLVGGLFMLAVAVVAIGLWRSAGTDPVAGFVLATLTFNVLAVSTSGDINASRPLFCSLALGLLVLIGATRDEGAGRHRMLGDAYRHGPPSWQGVDGRWRAPDRHLASTRRGVPPVSGRREPSRPRVGHGRAGECARR
- a CDS encoding SDR family NAD(P)-dependent oxidoreductase — protein: MRTVSAGDTVVVTGAGGFIGSHLVEALVAEGQHVRALVHYNGAGTHGWLDMLSPDQLANVEVLAGDVRDRGMTQRLVDGAKVVYHLAALGGIPYSYLAPQSYVDTNITGTLNVLESARVAGVDRVVVTSTSEVYGTATTVPMTEDHRLRGQSPYAATKIAADKLAESYHLSFGLPVVTLRPFNTFGPRQSTRAVIPTIISQLAKGRGGVELGALTTTRDLLYVADTVAAFIAVGTAVDSAVVGRVFQAATGCETAIGDLVRRIGAMFGNHPEVVVTEARLRPAGSEVERLVGDSTLLREHTGWQPTATLDDGLKATVEWFLEPGNLARYRPDRAV
- a CDS encoding NAD-dependent epimerase/dehydratase family protein, translated to MTSVLIFGASGFLGTQVRRAIEADADVVCPSRTDCDLTTCTLGELRELVGSVRPAAVVCCAGATSGTATELLLGNAIVAAKLVDAVAATAPRARLVRLGSAAEYGPIPFGASVDEDATTKPVSDYGISQATATRLIEVAAAAGRVDSVVLRVFNPIGPGLPPTTLLGRAAALLARLAPDDSLRTGPLDAYRDFVDVRDVAAAVRAAVTIKAPRARILNIASGRAVSVRDVLRQLIETSGLQVQIVEDQPPSPRTASVDWVRADISRAASVLDWTPAHALSDSIRAVWSAAALDLAGLSPSRPGRTSGMQAPVPGMQKEEQLT
- a CDS encoding sugar phosphate nucleotidyltransferase; this translates as MDGVLSGGSMHVVIMAGGAGVRLRPYTSTLPKPLVPIGESYAILEIILHQLAACGFAQVTLAINHLGSLIRAFVGDGSRFNLKVEYIEEREPLSTIGPLFGIRDRLPEHFLVMNGDILTNLDYAGLLTHHQRSGAPLTVATFRRTVKIDFGVLEAEGDKIISFSEKPVLQYRVSMGVYGLSKSAIASYPPGRPFGFDQLVLDLLGKGDPPAGYEFDGYWLDIGRPEDYDEANRSFAQVQDMLLPVGTTPVA
- the wecB gene encoding non-hydrolyzing UDP-N-acetylglucosamine 2-epimerase, which codes for MSVQVIHITGARPNFPKAAPVIRALDGCHVRQQLVHTGQHYDERMSEVFFRQLGLPEPELNLAVGSGSHAFQTGEIMNRLERLFQTARPGLVVVYGDVNSTVAAALVAAKLGIPIAHVEAGLRSFNRSMPEEVNRLVTDRLSDLLFATSPDALVNLGNEGINADRVFFTGNPMIDTLMANLHRFDVAAARAQLSLPERYVVATLHRPSNVDNPGDAAELVKALHAVADQTHIVLPLHPRGRNSLADAGLFLHPNLRVADPLGYVEFLSLVRGAKAVLTDSGGVQEETTMLGIPCLTLRDETERPVTVTQGTNRLVTRENLAEEVRGVLAAGHRAAGWPTPPLWDGRAGARIAEVIERFVGTH